The following coding sequences lie in one Fusarium poae strain DAOMC 252244 chromosome 1, whole genome shotgun sequence genomic window:
- a CDS encoding hypothetical protein (TransMembrane:1 (i46-67o)): MVLWYAKVFMASGYRLASSCEAAMVDDIEKGPSRRMILRHHLRKNWLRYVTGLLFCLCIGELIYIHYLSKDRIRVSNDPYDIRFSGLTYKSPELWDDAHQSFLRNADPVPIHSHNDYERHIPLFDALGSGCISVEADVHLRRSSLLVGHSRLGLSSKKTLESLYLEPLQRMIKAQNQGLTGQWRGLFDKAPKQTLTLLIDFKSSGTKTFAELDRHLQPLRDLDYLTYWNGTAKITRPLTIVVTGNAPFESVLDMNSTHRDIFWDAKLERLVSIEDNFETKRPTYRFNQSNSYFASTRFRNAKLFRSDYENSLDVLPRRERDMTSTQIEQAESRGLLARYWDTPSEPPNVRDIAWRVLIDNEIGLLNMDDLGIVRQRAKGWGRLRNEDL; this comes from the exons ATGGTTTTGTGGTACGCAAAAGTCTTCATGGCTTCGGGTTACAGACTTGCCAGTTCATGCGAAGCTGCAATGGTTGATGATATTGAGAAAGGTCCCTCCAGAAGGATGATCCTTCGGCATCACCTACGAAAGAACTGGCTGAGATACGTTACCGGCTTGTTATTCTGCTT ATGCATCGGCGAACTCATCTATATCCACTACCTTAGCAAAGATCGAATTCGTGTATCTAACGACCCATACGACATCCGCTTCAGCGGCCTCACATATAAAAGCCCTGAACTTTGGGACGATGCCCACCAATCCTTCCTCCGCAATGCCGACCCCGTCCCGATTCACTCCCATAACGACTACGAGCGTCACATTCCTCTCTTTGATGCTCTCGGTTCGGGATGCATCAGTGTCGAAGCAGACGTTCACCTAAGAAGGTCAAGCCTGCTCGTTGGTCACTCAAGATTGGGTCTGAGCAGTAAGAAAACACTCGAGTCATTGTATCTAGAGCCTCTACAACGCATGATCAAGGCTCAGAATCAGGGACTCACTGGTCAATGGAGGGGATTGTTCGACAAAGCTCCAAAGCAAACGTTGACTCTACTGATTGACTTCAAGTCTTCTGGAACAAAGACATTTGCTGAGCTGGATCGCCATTTACAGCCTTTACGAGATCTAGACTATCTCACGTATTGGAATGGCACAGCAAAGATTACACGTCCGCTTACTATTGTAGTAACTGGAAATGCGCCATTCGAATCCGTCCTAGACATGAACTCAACACACAGAGATATCTTCTGGGACGCCAAACTCGAACGTTTGGTATCAATAGAAGATAATTTCGAGACCAAGCGTCCAACGTATCGCTTCAATCAGTCCAACTCATACTTTGCGTCCACGAGGTTCCGAAACGCCAAACTGTTTAGGTCTGACTATGAGAACTCCCTCGATGTTTTGCccagaagagagagagatatGACATCGACGCAGATCGAGCAGGCGGAATCTCGAGGATTACTGGCTCGGTACTGGGATACACCTTCTGAGCCGCCAAATGTGAGGGATATTGCTTGGCGTGTGCTTATTGATAATGAGATAGGTCTGTTGAACATGGACGACTTGGGCATCGTGAGGCAGAGAGCCAAAGGTTGGGGAAGGTTAAGAAATGAGGATTTGTGA
- a CDS encoding hypothetical protein (TransMembrane:12 (i114-139o159-180i192-211o217-238i250-269o289-310i371-390o410-427i434-456o468-489i501-520o532-552i)) — MFGSGKSTSSDNGSKDEIVLLPVQSKAILRVTEIETKVHDPEGNQVPVIQDASTTFDLPDNHPNKNAVEILWLPRGSHSSDDTGEKVRRALNNEKDMTIIGCCKQFPKAIFWSLLLFLTVVMEGYDKSLVAGFVAFPAFRERYGEVFDTPNGPIYEISPLWQTALQVSAIACEVIGLLLHGWITYSIGYKKMMLISLAWMCIAVFPAFFAHNIAVLVASQALCGISWGVIQTLAATYAAEVVPSAIRACLLSNVNMCWVIGQLLGTGILRSLVHNDSEWSYRVPFALQWAFAIPLLIGIMFAPESPWWLIRRERKVEARHALQRLTKQSQLDIDDTIAVMEHTNRIERKLNYGGSSYLDLFKGANLRRTEISCMVWSVQALCGWILTGYAPYFLEQAGFDSSHSFSLSTGMYGMALVGGIISWFLLSHIGRRKLYLAGLAAAVVMLTAGGIVSVVLEGQKGLNWSLGAILITTTFLYNLSIGPTCYVIVAEIPSTRLRVKTIALARVIYNIFMIINNVIVPQMLNPTAWNMQGKSCFVYAATAFLCLLYCYFRLPETQGLSYLELDMLFEKGAPTAKFKELQQRLANSAYLTVDRAERMRNAWHGWLTYS, encoded by the exons ATGTTCGGCTCGGGAAAGTCTACCTCGTCGGACAATGGTAGTAAAGATGAGATAGTCCTCCTCCCTGTCCAGTCCAAAGCCATCCTTCGTGTCACAGAGATCGAGACAAAGGTGCACGATCCAGAAGGCAACCAAGTCCCCGTCATCCAAGATGCATCCACCACCTTCGACCTTCCAGATAACCACCCCAACAAAAATGCTGTCGAGATATTATGGCTTCCTCGTGGATCACACAGCTCCGACGACACGGGCGAGAAAGTGCGTCGTGCGCTTAATAATGAAAAGGACATGACCATCATAGGCTGCTGTAAACAATTCCCCAAAGCTATCTTTTGgtctctccttctcttcctcacTGTCGTCATGGAAGGATATGACAAGAGTCTTGTTGCTGGATTCGTCGCCTTTCCTGCCTTTCGAGAACGATATGGAGAGGTGTTTGACACGCCGAATGGGCCAATCTACGAGATCTCACCCCTTTGGCAGACAGCACTGCAAGTATCTGCCATTGCTTGTGAAGTCATTGGTCTATTGCTGCATGGATGGATCACATACAGTATTGGGTACAAGAAGATGATGTTAATCAGTCTTGCTTGGATGTGCATTGCCGTCTTTCCAGCTTTTTTTGCGCACAACATTGCTGTATTGGTTGCTTCTCAGGCACTATGTG GTATCTCTTGGGGTGTCATCCAAACACTAGCAGCTACATATGCTGCCGAGGTTGTACCATCGGCCATCCGCGCCTGTCTGCTCAGCAATGTCAACATGTGCTGGGTCATTGGTCAACTCCTTGGTACTGGTATCTTGCGATCGCTCGTTCACAACGATTCCGAGTGGTCCTACCGTGTACCCTTCGCTCTCCAATGGGCCTTTGCCATCCCTCTTCTTATTGGCATCATGTTTGCTCCCGAGAGTCCTT GGTGGCTTATCCGTCGTGAGCGCAAGGTCGAGGCCAGGCATGCCCTTCAGCGTCTCACCAAACAATCTCAGCTTGATATCGATGATACAATTGCTGTCATGGAACATACCAATCGTATTGAACGCAAGCTCAACTACGGCGGCTCAAGCTACTTGGACCTGTTCAAGGGCGCAAACCTTCGACGTACCGAGATCTCGTGCATGGTCTGGTCTGTTCAGGCCCTTTGCGGCTGGATCTTGACTGGCTACGCTCCTTACTTCCTGGAACAAGCCGGATTTGACTCATCCCACTCTTTCAGCTTGTCCACTGGCATGTACGGTATGGCTCTGGTTGGAGGTATCATCTCTTGGTTCTTGTTGTCCCATATCGGCCGTAGAAAGCTATATCTCGCTGGCctcgctgctgctgtcgTTATGCTTACCGCTGGTGGTATTGTATCTGTGGTCCTCGAGGGTCAAAAAGGACTCAACTGGTCACTTGGAGCGATTCTCATCACAACAacctttctttataacctCAGTATCGGTCCAACATGCTACGTCATCGTTGCCGAGATTCCCTCTACCCGTCTGCGCGTCAAGACCATTGCTCTCGCACGCGTCATCTACAACATCTTCATGATCATCAACAACGTGATCGTCCCTCAAATGCTGAACCCAACAGCATGGAACATGCAGGGCAAGTCATGTTTTGTTTACGCAGCCACCGCTTTCCTTTGTTTATTGTACTGCTATTTCCGTCTTCCAGAGACCCAAGGCCTTTCCTACCTTGAGCTTGACATGTTGTTTGAGAAGGGGGCGCCAACGGCCAAGTTTAAGGAGTTACAGCAGAGGCTGGCCAACTCGGCTTATCTGACTGTGGATAGAGCCGAGCGTATGAGGAATGCTTGGCATGGATGGCTCACTTACTCTTAA
- a CDS encoding hypothetical protein (SECRETED:SignalP(1-43)~TransMembrane:1 (n6-16c20/21o30-50i)), with translation MFFANVLVGVLAAQAVSNNGAPRPAQAGKYAALMAAAALPVSGAPLMGLIEPRTPRHKRGQNAQGDQGGQNDDQDQDDDQNGQDNEDGQDDDNEQGGQQNNDGQNNQDDNDQDNDEQGDGQNDNQNNGNQNGAENGNQGNNQGNDQGNDQGNGGGQQGDNAGNTATETLATETQTDAAAVETQTDAAAVETQTDAAAVETQTDAADAIQDAAATETAVLTETGAANGTAAASTTDAAATAAPTACKAKNKNGNNGNGNDNGNDNGNDNGNDGNDNGNGQDNADNNQNGDDNANDNGNENGNNAGDATNDNGNNDDAAGDAAGNDNAGGNNGNDDNNEDAAQGDNADDNGDNAADKAAGNGNDNADGNNAGGDAAQDGNDASNNDDNASQDDAKAGDKAKENAACNAKRGILGDLLQNLQGGAAAGGDAAADCDN, from the exons ATGTTTTTTGCCAATGTCCTTGTCGGCGTCTTAGCCGCTCAGGCCGTATCAAACAATGGAGCACCACGCCCAGCGCAAGCAGGCAAGTATGCA GCTTTGATGGCTGCTGCGGCCCTACCCGTCTCGGGTGCCCCTTTGATGGGTCTCATTGAACCGAGAACA CCCCGTCACAAGAGAGGCCAAAACGCCCAAGGTGATCAAGGGGGACAGAACGACGATCAAGACCAGGATGATGATCAGAACGGCCAGGACAATGAAGACGGCCAAGACGACGATAACGAACAAGGCGGTCAACAGAATAACGATGGTCAAAATAACCAAGACGACAATGATCAAGACAACGATGAGCAAGGAGATGGCCAGAACGACAACCAAAACAACGGTAATCAGAACGGAGCAGAGAATGGCAACCAGGGCAACAACCAGGGCAACGATCAAGGCAATGACCAAGGCAATGGAGGAGGCCAACAAGGCGACAATGCCGGAAATACTGCAACGGAGACTCTGGCCACCGAAACCCAGactgatgctgctgctgtcgagACGCAGactgatgctgctgctgtcgagACGCAGactgatgctgctgctgtcgagACGCAGACTGATGCTGCCGATGCCATACAGGATGCCGCTGCTACCGAAACTGCTGTTCTTACTGAAACTGGAGCTGCCAATGGGACGGCTGCTGCTTCAACAACTGACGCCGCGGCCACAGCTGCACCTACGGCTTGCAAAGCAAAGAACAAGAATGGTAACAATGGCAATGGCAACGACAACGGCAACGACAATGGCAACGACAACGGCAATGATGGGAATGATAATGGTAATGGACAGGACAACGCGGACAACAACCAGAATGGTGATGACAACGCCAATGATAACGGCAACGAAAATGGCAACAACGCTGGAGACGCCACAAACGATAACGGTAACAATGACGATGCCGCTGGGGATGCCGCGGGTAACGACAACGCTGGTGGAAACAACGGAAATGACGACAACAACGAGGACGCTGCCCAAGGAGATAACGCAGACGACAATGGCGACAATGCAGCAGACAAAGCTGCTGGCAACGGCAACGACAACGCCGACGGTAACAATGCAGGAGGCGATGCTGCTCAAGATGGTAACGACGCAAGCAACAATGACGACAACGCATCACAGGACGACGCCAAGGCAGGTGATAAGGCAAAGGAAAATGCTGCCTGCAACGCTAAGCGCGGTATTCTCGGCGACCTCCTTCAGAATCTACAAGGAGGTGCTGCCGCTGGCGGTGATGCCGCCGCTGATTGCGATAACTAA
- a CDS encoding hypothetical protein (TransMembrane:1 (o280-298i)) produces the protein MPTATEFFGFSAHNLGPLTTTYTAPSSCATGTDRLAFVNASDPVRAFGIPTCEVAKYGDCLPSGSSWESIAAQTTEFVQGLYAYYSPGLICPSGWRTVGSLAHGDDDDKNVTASGALATPSWDEQPGLRLLHATEFWLGILEPSETLAYCCPSDYQADAFGLCMSTLGPIESYNYSKMCFTIGNDIVPITTWDGTTLTGDQLVSLASGTEDLVTTLDDVLLTATDVQGYLAVATYVPAVPLVYKKSDLEKDDDDKDSDDDDGNDDSGDENAASAVTSRQGVISILGITLGLIAGAGMLL, from the exons ATGCCTACTGCCACAGAGTTCTTTGGCTTCAGCGCCCACAATCTCGGTCCTCTGACGACAACCTACACCGCCCCATCTAGTTGTGCGACAGGAACAGATCGTCTTGCTTTTGTGAACGCAAGTGACCCAGTCAGAGCTTTCGGTATTCCTACTTGCGAAGTTGCTAAATATGGGGATTGCCTTCCCAGTGGAAGTTCTTGGGAATCTATCGCGGCACAGACAACTGAATTTGTACAGGGACTATACGCCTATTACTCCCCTGGCCTCATTTGTCCTTCGGGTTGGCGTACTGTGGGAAGTTTAGCACAtggtgacgatgacgataaAAATGTTACTGCTTCAGGTGCCCTGGCAACTCCCAGTTGGGATGAACAACCAGGACTCAGGCTCCTTCATGCAACTGAGTTCTGGTTAGGAATTTTGGAACCTTCTGAAACTCTTGCCTATTGCTGCCCTAG CGATTATCAAGCAGATGCCTTTGGACTGTGCATGTCTACTCTCGGTCCAATCGAGTCCTACAACTATTCTAAGATGTGCTTCACAATTGGCAACGACATTGTACCGATTACGACCTGGGATGGCACCACCTTGACAGGCGATCAGTTGGTATCTTTGGCATCAGGAACAGAAGATCTCGTGACGACATTGGATGATGTCCTCTTGACTGCGACTGATGTTCAGGGGTACTTAGCTGTTGCGACATATGTACCTGCTGTGCCGCTGGTATATAAAAAGTCTGATCTGGaaaaggatgatgatgacaaggatagcgacgacgacgatggaaATGATGATTCAGGTGATGAAAATGCGGCTTCAGCTGTGACTTCGCGACAAGGAGTTATAAGTATTCTTGGTATCACTTTGGGACTGATTGCAGGAGCTGGCATGCTCCTATAA
- a CDS encoding hypothetical protein (SECRETED:SignalP(1-16)) produces MKGLTALAPFLSVVAAIDAYLYITPDCRVTGPGGGFGSYMRCNNMRPNTCCGVDTTESPFQSIALQGIQDGFPAFLIGYRGGNCTERVARDSGHGSFKVCIPYFGISYTGCDWNPGFYKRDSLDEKVGCQRPDVLVLPDGTEYELSGLSNESFQEILDISALATGSSDIPDKFRVL; encoded by the exons ATGAAAGGACTCACTGCACTCGCTCCATTCTTGTCTGTAGTTGCGGCTATAGATGCCTACCTCTACATAACGCCCGACTGCCGTGTCACCGGTCCTGGTGGGGGCTTTGGCAGCTACATGCGATGCAACAACATGAGGCCAAACACTTGCTGTGGTGTTGACACAACCGAGAGTCCTTTCCAGTCTATTGCTCTTCAAGGTATTCAAGATGGATTCCCAGCATTTCTGATCGGGTACAGAGGCGGTAATTGTACCGAGCGTGTGGCTAGAGATTCGGGTCATGGAAGCTTTAAGGTTTGTATCCCGTATTTTGGGATTTCATACACCGGTTGCGACTGGAATCCCGGGTTTTACAAGAGGGATTCATTGGATGAGAAGGTCGGGTGTCAGAGACCTGATGTCCTTGTTCTACCTGATGGAACTGAGTATGAATTGAGTGGCCTCAGTAATGAAAGCTTCCAGGAAAT CCTCGATATTAGCGCCCTAGCAACCGGCTCTTCCGACATTCCCGACAAGTTTCGGGTACTCTGA